Below is a window of Phycisphaerae bacterium DNA.
CCGACGACATCCTCTCTGCCGACTGCCGCGGCGCGCCTGCATCGCCGTGCCGGCGTTCTGCTCTCGCTCTGCGCGGCCGCAGCCACGATCCTGGCCACGCACGCGACGCTCACCGCGGGGTTCACCAGCGGCGATGACCAGCGATTCGTCACCGAGCACCTCCTGGTCGCCCGGCCGAGCCTGAGTCACGCAATCGAGCTCATGACAACTGTGCATGGCGATCTCTACCAGCCGCTGCCGATGATCAGCTTCCAGTTGAATCAGGCATTCGCGGATCGATTGCCGAACAGTCGATTCGGCGTCAGCGCCTACGGATTTCATCTGACGAACGTGGTGATACACGCCATCAATGCCGCACTGGCGGCACTGCTGGCATGGAGAATTTCCCGCCGGATGGCCATCGGCCTGCTGGTCGGGCTTCTGTTCGCGTGTCATCCATTCACGATAGAGCCGGTGGCGTGGGTGTCGGGACGGATGATGCTGCTCGGCGCGATGTTTTCGCTGCTGACGTTGCTCATCTGCCTGGGACCGATCAGTTCCCGGAATGATCGCGGCGAAGGCAGCGCCCACGCTCAATTCGCGCAAACAATCGGCGCGGTCTCCTGCTGGATCGCGGCGCTTCTCTGCAAAGTGCTGCCCGCGGTGCCGTTCGCGGCGGCATGGATTGCCTTTCGCGAAAATGCGATGTCGGCCTGGAAGTCGAAACTCCGCTACCTGACGCTCATCCTGCTTATGGCGGCGGGCGCGGGACTCGCGGCGTACACTTCTCGAGTCGCGGGATTCGTGACCGACGATTCGGAGTTCGCCTCAACACCGGTCGTGCGATTTCTCTGCGGTGCCCGGTATTACCTTGAGAACTACATTTATCCGGCCACGCTTTCGCCGTGGGTGCCGCCACCGAATGATGTCCCGCTCGGCTCGCTGACGTCCCTCGTCGGCATTGGCGAGATCGCCCTGCTGTTTTTCGCGGCGCTGTTGCTGCGTAAGCGGCTGCCGACCGGATATATCGGGATTGTTCTTTTCGTGCTGCTGCTCGCCCCCTTCATGGCGGCGCCGGCCGCGCGGCGCTTCGCTGCGGCCGATCGTTATATGTATCTGCCGATTTTCGGATTGCACCTGGCGCTGGCGGCCGCCCTGGTCCGCGCGTCGGATTGGCTGAATCGACGATTCACACCCTCGATGCCGCATCGATTCCTTGTTTTGCCGATGCTGGTGATCCTGCTGCCTTGGATACTGCGTTGCTGGAGCCAGTCGCAATTCTGGAAAGATACCGTCTCGCGCGATGCGCGCGTGCTTGCGATGTATCCCGACGAGCCGCTGGCCCATTACGAGTACGCCAAGGCGCTGAATTTCGACGATCGACCGAATGACGCGATGCGCGTCCTCACCGACGCGCTGGGCCGCTGGCCCAACAATCCGCGGCTACTCGCGCAGCTCGGAGAGGCCTATCGACAGGCGGGCGATTGGCGCTCCGCCGAGCAGGCGCTGCGACAGGCGCTAAAAGGAATGCCGCGCCATTCGACGACGCTGTACCACCTCGCGCTCGTGCTCGATCAGCTTCAACGACGTGCCGAGGCAATCGATATTCTGACCACGCTCATCCAATCGCGCCCCGGCTTCCTTCCGGCACTCACCACACTCGGGCGATGGCGGATCGAGGCCGGCGACACGACGGCCGGTGTCGAAGCGCTTGAGGATGCTCTGCGAGTCAATCCGAACAGCCGAACCGCCCACTTCGAACTCGCCCGCCATTTCATGTCGCAATCGCGATGGCAGGAGGCGATTGATCACCTGAAGTGCATCACCCGACTGAGCGAGGATGACGCCCAGGCGCAGTTTCAACTGGCCATCGCCCTGTCCGGGGCGGGCCACACGGCCGAAGCGATCGCCGTTTATGATCGATTGATCGAGAAGGATGAATCCAATATCGCGATTCGGCTGAATCGTGCCTCGGCGCTGGCATTCATTGGAAACACCGATCGGGCCGAGCAGGATTACATCTACATCGCCACGGAACGGCCGGACCTGCTGGAGCCGTTCGTCGCACTGCATGAGATTCTGGCCGAGCAGCGCCGCTTCGATCGCATCCTGGAGTTCTGGCAGTTCCGCGTCGAAAGTCTCGGTGCAAACGGTGAGACACTGGCTTGCCTTGCATGGGGCCAGATGCTCTCCGGCCGCATGCGCGCCGCCGAGGAGACAACGTCGCGCATCAGCCATGACGATGAGAATCTGCGATTAGCCCAGTGGACCACCGTCTATCGGGCGGCCATCGAGAAGGACGACTCGGGGTTGGCGAAGGGGCTTGGAGAACTGGCATCGAACGATTTCATCGGCGAATTCGCATCACCCGAAGCGCGTTGGCGCTTTCGGATCATTGAATCATCCATGGCGGCGCTTCCCCGCGATGTGAAACAGTCTCGAGCGGGTCGATACCTGCTCGGCTGTCTGCTCCTCGAGGCGGGACAGCGCGACAGCGCCCTCATCGCATTCAAGGCGATCACTCACGAAGCGGCCGACGATCAATGGACGGCCGCATCGCGTTCTCGCATAAAGTCGATCGAGGCATCGGCCCGCGAGTCGACGACTTCATCTCCCGCAATGCCCACGAACTAACGCGAGGAGCAAACCAGCGCTCCCGGACTCGCCTTCAAGGCTCGCGCGTCACGGACAAGGGCTGACTCCGTTGAAGGACAACGACCAGGAATTCAGATTTCCGGTATCCGATGCGGCGTTATCTGAAACGGTGAGGATCCACGTCCCACTCACTTGCTCGCCATTGAAAAGGGCAAGTACGCTGTTCGACGTATAGTTCGGTGGCGAGGTCAGATTGGGCTGGCACTGCGTCTCAATCGGTACGGATCCCTCGTCGTCGAGCACCACATTCACCAGATTACCCGCATTACAACCGAACGGACTCCCGACGTGGCAGCCGGTTGGCGACGCGACACCCATTCGCGCAATCAGGTTCACCGAAGTGCCGGTATCCAGATGTTGCAGGATCACGCACAGATCGCCGACCCACGTGTGCTGAATGTTGAGTGTCACGTTCACGTCAGACACGATGGAAGGATCGGGCACGAACATCGCATCCGAGACACCGGTCGGCGAATTGTCCGGAATGGGCAGCGCCGGGAAGCGCGAGAAAGTGATTCCCGACTCGAAGCAGATACTGCCATCACCATTGTAGGAGCCGCCGCTCAGCAGACAGGACGCCGGATCCATGGATTCGCTGCAGACGCCGCCCGGGTAGCAGCACGCGCCGGCATTGCTGGAGCATGTCACGATTCCGCAGTTTGTTCCGGCGCCCTGGAATACGCCACCGCCGCCCGCGCACGAAATCTCATCGAATCCGTCACCGCAGGACAGGCCGAAACAGCACGCCCCCGGCAATGCGGGCGAACAAGTCACGTTCAAAACACCCGAACCTGTGGCGGAGCTGCCGACAAAACTACCAAGGCTGATCAGATAGGTCTGTCCGGCTGCCACGCTCGCGGTGGCCGTCGAATGCCATGAACCGCTGCCGCCACAGGGATTGTTCGTGTCATCATCGTTGCATCCCACAAGGGCACTGAAGAGAGAACTGCAATCCGTTGTGGCGTAAATTGCGATCCGCGTGTCGAAGTCCGCCGATCCGCCAAGCTGCTCGCATGTCGTGGCGGTCAACGTTCCCGAACAGCCTGCCGTGTATTGGAACCACACATTCTGCTGTACCGGACCAGCGAATTGACACTCTCCGGCCGTATGCGACGGCCCGTCCGTCGTCGCGCTGATCGTCGAAAACGGATGTGGTCCTTCACCGATCAGCAACGGAGTGAAGCAACTGTCGTTCGGTGGCGCAATGGAGCATGGATTCGTGCCGCAGTTCAAGCTGGCGCTCCAGGTCCCGCCAAGACCCGCACAAACCACAGCGGTCACATCGCTGCACGAATTGCCGCCATTGTGGCAACAACGTCCGATCGGATCCGAACAGGAAACTCCGTTGTGAGAGATCGACAGTTCAAACGTACCCTGGCTGCTTGACCAGCCGCTGACACGGATCAAATAGACCACGCCAGGCTGAGAGCAGAACGAGACGGTCGATTTCGTACTGCCTGAAGGACAGCTCGGCGACGCATCATCATTGCCGGCCACGCAGATCGGACTGACACAACTTCCGCTGAAAACCTCCAGCATCGTGTCGAATGTCGTCGCGGGGCTGCACGTGGAAATCGTGATGGTCGTGCCCGTGCCGACGATCGAATACCAGACGCCCTGATTCGGCGTCGAGACGCCACATGGCGGCGGCGACGGATCATCGGTCGCGCCGACGTTCGTGCCCATGGTGACGGACGGCACCGGGAGCGGCGTAGCCGAACCGCAGTCATCATTCGACTCGCACTGTGGACAATCCGGCGCACGGACGCAATGGTCGTGCGGCGCCTGCCCGAATGACGAATGGCAGACTTCCTCACAGCAGGGTGTCGGCTCATCCGAATATCCCGGCGCCCAGCCGCCACTGCAGGTCGGTCCCGAAATGGGATTGAGTGTCCACGGAGCACCCGAGCTGCCGATCTGCATCGGCGGAATGCCTTGAGCGCCTGTGTCGAAATTGACCGTGGCGGGCGGACCGACGCGAGAGAACGCGAACAAAGGCTGCACGAAGATGACTGAGTCAAACGTACCGCCGGTTGGTGTCAACATCGTGGCCGTCAGTGAACCCGGCGGCGCGGGAATCGGCGAGAGTTGAACCAGAACGTTCCACTGCTCGGGATTCTGACCACCATTGTAAGTCACTGTGATCGGCTGACAGCTCTGCAGACTCAGCGCGACCAACTGAATCGGAACGGTCGCGCTCGATGGGGGCGGCTGCTGGAAGCACAGATCGCCCTGACGCTGGATGAGCGTGTCCGTCCCGAACGGACCGCTGGGCTGCCCGCCCAGGATCACGGTTCCTGTGAAGGGATCGGATCCGGGTCCGAAGAAGTTATTCGGCAACGGAAGGTCAGCAAACGAATAATTCGATCCTCCGCACGGAGTCACCCAGCAATCAATCCCCGCGGGAATGCAGATCGATGTCGGACATGTCACGAGACCGCAGTTGGAGCCGTCGCCCTGATAGATACCGCCCTGCGCGGCACAACCGGCAGGTGACGACCCGTCAATGCAGGTTCCATTGATCAGACAGCACGCACCGGCGATCGGCACGCAGTTTGATCCGGCGCACGTCGAGTTGCCACCCTGGAAACTGCCGCCAAGGCCGCCGCACTGTCCCGAGGTCTGGTTGTCAATGCAAGCGCCGCCGGGCAGACAGCACGCCCCGGTCGGCTCGCACTCGCCACACCCGGCAGCCTGGACGCAGTGATCGTGCGGCGCCGTGCCATAGGACGAGTGACATTGTTCCGAACAACACGTGTCCCCGTCACCAATGCCGGGCACAAAACCCGGGCTGCATGCGGACACCGGAATTGCAGGCGTGATCGCCCACGGCATGCCGGTTCCGTCGAGTTGCATGACGGAAATGCCCGACAGTCCGGTGTCCAGAACGCGCACGTTGCCCGGATTACCGGCTTGTGTAAACGTGAATCGTGGCTGGATGAAGAAAGCCGTATCAAACGTTCCACCGTTCGCGGTGGTCTTGGTCACGGTCATGATACCCAGCGGCGCCGGCACGACCGACAGACCCACCGCCACATGCCATTGCTGCGTACCCCCGCCGTTGTAGTTCACCGTGATCGGCGCGCAGCTCTGAAGACTCAGGGCCACAATCTCAATCGGAACGGAATCCGCCGAGGGCAGCGGCTCGGAGAAGCAAAGATCGGACACGCGCCTGACAATCGTATCGGTTCCGAACGGACCAATCGGGAGGCCGCCCAGAATCACCGATCCAGTAAACGGCTCTGAACCCGGATCGAAGAAGCCGGCCGGAATCGGATAATCCGAGAATTCGTACAGCGACGTGCCGCACGGCGTGATCCAGCAGTCCTCCCCCGGCGGAATGCAGCTGTACACCGGACAGGTGACGCCGGAACAGGTCGTCCCGTGACCTCGATACTGACCGCCAAGTGAGAGGCAGTCCGTCGCGGTGACGCCGTCATTGCACGTCGCATCCGGCAGACAGCAAGCGCCCAGCGAAGGCGTGCAAACCACCTGGTTCACCAGCGCGGCAACGAAGGGCTGTATATCCACGCCATCGTCAAAACCGGAGCCGTCCATGTCCGCACAATCGTCCACTACGTTGTTCAACAGCGCCGTGACGAACAATGGAATATCTCCGAGTTCAACCGCCGAGTTGCCGGACAAATCGCCCGGGCAATCACAGGTCGTCACCGGCACATAGATGGGCGGCCGAACGGTATGCCGCGACGGCAGCGCGGGATCATCATTCACCCACTCGACCGGCACCTGGGACGAAGGCACACCGGGCGTCGCCTCAAGCACGCCGGGTACGAACGAACCGTTCGAGGCCGTGACAAGATTCAGCGACGGATGCACCGTATGCACGTAAGGCGTATTGACGGCCGTAAAGAGATGCGGCGGAAGTCCTTCCGCGCCGGTGTCAAGCGTTACGACCGAGCCGGGGTTCCCGACGCGTGTGAATATCAGAAACGGCTGCACCGGAAGCGTGCTGTTGAAGGTGCCGCCGTTCGGATGGGTCTTCTGCGCAGTCAACGACCCGAGCGGCGTGACCGTCGGCGAGAGCGCAACACGAACGTCCCATTGTTGCGGGTTGTTTCCGCCTCCGAACGTCACCGTGATCGGCTGAAGCGACACGAGATTGAGCTCAACCAGCTCAATTTCAACCGACCGGACCGTTCCGACGGGATCATCCGCCAGCGACGGGTCGGCTGACCGCTGCACCAGCAGGGACGCATTGCCGTAGCGCGCCGGATCGATCGGCAGGCCTGTCAGATCGATGCGACCGGTAAACGGGTCCGACCCCGGACCGAAAAAGCTCGCCGGGATGGCAGGGTTTGATCCGCCGGTGCCGAAATCGACATAGGTCGTTCCGGGTGCCGATGGCGTGGCATGTGGATCAGTTGGTGGAAGCTCACCGCCGATATCGAGGGCATCGACGTTGTCGGTCGGCTGCAATCCCATCGCGCCGGCCGGCGCGTACATCAGAATCACACCGTTGAACGACGTCATGAAAACATCACCGGGTGAGTAGATGGCCGCACCGAAGGGCATATTCGGATTCAGTCCGGCGAGCGACGGTGAACCCGGGGCCAGCGTGAACAGCGCGATATCGAAATTCGGCTGCATGATGCCGTTCGGCCCCCCGTTGTCCAGTAGAACCAGTCCGTCCAGATCATCACCCGGCAGCAGGCCGATATCGCCGACGCCGCTCGCATAGATGGCGAAGGCGAGCGGAGGGCCGCCGGGTGGAGGAGACACGAGTATGTCATCCGGCGTGACCAGGTTGCCCGGATCATTGGGCGTCGAACCGCCCGGATACGGATTCGGACGGTTGTGCGAAGGCGACATGGACTTGATCGAGAAGAAGGCGTACCGCGTGCCGCCGTCGGGGATGCCGTCCAGATTGGCGTCGATCACGACGCCGTCGCTGACTTCGAGCGCATCGAGATTGTCTTCCTCGCAGATCGGATCATCAGCATTCCATGCTTCTCCGAGGTATTCCGTCGCGGCGTCGAATCGGAACGCTCGAATTTCAACCCGGTAGTTCTGCTTCCGGGGCGAGATGAATGCGACCACCTCGTAGGCGTTATTGAACGAGCTGGACCAGGCAATCAGCTGACCGGTGCAGTCATAGACATACACATCCAGATCCGCGGTGAGCGTATCGCCGGTGACATTCTGGTGATTCGTTCCGCCGGAAACGGTGTGGGTCGACCAGGCGATGGCGTAGCGGAACTGCTCGCCCGCATCCGCGCTGACGATCCGGTTCCGCGGAAAATCGCCGGCAACAACAACCTTCCGGTCGTAGTGACCGGCATTCATGATCTCGTGACCCTTGTCAATCCAGATCGTTCCGGCGCCTTCCATGCCGTCCCAATTCACCGCGCCGAGATTCTCAATCGCATTGCCATAGGTGTTGCGCTTGGCCGACGCAATCGTGATGGCCTTCGTGGTTTCCGGCCAGTTCGCCAGCGAGCCGTCCATTGACAACATGTTCGCGATGTATCCCGCCACGTGCGGCGTTGCAAAGCTTGTTCCCGACACGCCCGGCGGCGGCGACACCGCATTGGCCGGCGGAGTCGGGTGGGTGGACATGATGTTCGTGCCCGGAGCGGAGACCTCCGGCTTTTCGTAGTCGCCCGCCAGATCGCGATGGCAGGAAAACTCCGCTCGAATGTCGTCAGCCAGCGCCGCGGTGTTCAGATCGTCCGTCGCCCCGACCGTGATCGCATTGTATGCCAGGCCCGGGCTGGTCACTTCGCACCGCCAGATGGCCGGCGTCGAAACATCGTCCCCCCCAGGAACCGTATCGATGATTCCGTTCGGGCCGGCGCCGATCAGGTCCTGGCCGGGCGCGGCGGCCGCCCCGTTGGCGACGATCTGGACGTCGTCACCGGCTGCCACCGTGTCGCACGTCCCGTTTCCACCGCCCGGTTCGTAGATCGATCCGCATTCGTTCGACGCCGCAACGGCGACGGCGACAAAATGCTCATACACGATGTGATCGACGAAGCGGTCGCTGACATCGAAGGTCAGATCGCTCACCGGTTCGCCGATGCTCATGTTCAGAATCTTTGCATTGTTGGTCAGCGCCCATTCCACCGCAGCCGCGAAGTTGGCCACGTTGCCCGGGATGCCATAGCGACGCACATCATCGCCGCCGACTGTGGTTTCAAGCTGAGCATTCGGCCCAAGCCCGATCAGTTGCTGCCCGGGCGCGGCGGCCGCGCCGTTGGCCACCATCTGAGTGTCATCGCCCATAGCGGCCGTGTCGCAGGTTCCGTTTCCGCCGGCGATCGGCTCGAAAATGCCGCTGCGCGAGCCGGCCATGTTGCCGCTGAGGAGGGAGACGCTCGGCGCCATGCCCTCTCCCATGCCCGCTGGAAATGCCGGATCGCCCGCGTCGCGGCGCGCCGCGATTACGCCAGAGACCCACGTCGCGTGATTGTTGCCGCCGGTGTAGTTTGTAATCGTGATATCGGCGGCTCCGACGGCCCCGAGGTTTGCATTGGCCGCATTCAGCCAGTTGCCGCCGGCGAACGTCAATGGCCCGCCCGTGGTGTAGACGATCGCCAGTAACGATGCGCCCGCGTCGACACAGTTGGCGCCGAACTGAAGGTCGATCGTATTCGTCACGGCGGTATTCGAAGGAACACTGGGCGCGCCGCACGCCGGGGCGTTGGCTTCCGGTGCCACAAAGACAAAGTACGGCTCGACGAACACGTT
It encodes the following:
- a CDS encoding tetratricopeptide repeat protein, which translates into the protein MSESPTTSSLPTAAARLHRRAGVLLSLCAAAATILATHATLTAGFTSGDDQRFVTEHLLVARPSLSHAIELMTTVHGDLYQPLPMISFQLNQAFADRLPNSRFGVSAYGFHLTNVVIHAINAALAALLAWRISRRMAIGLLVGLLFACHPFTIEPVAWVSGRMMLLGAMFSLLTLLICLGPISSRNDRGEGSAHAQFAQTIGAVSCWIAALLCKVLPAVPFAAAWIAFRENAMSAWKSKLRYLTLILLMAAGAGLAAYTSRVAGFVTDDSEFASTPVVRFLCGARYYLENYIYPATLSPWVPPPNDVPLGSLTSLVGIGEIALLFFAALLLRKRLPTGYIGIVLFVLLLAPFMAAPAARRFAAADRYMYLPIFGLHLALAAALVRASDWLNRRFTPSMPHRFLVLPMLVILLPWILRCWSQSQFWKDTVSRDARVLAMYPDEPLAHYEYAKALNFDDRPNDAMRVLTDALGRWPNNPRLLAQLGEAYRQAGDWRSAEQALRQALKGMPRHSTTLYHLALVLDQLQRRAEAIDILTTLIQSRPGFLPALTTLGRWRIEAGDTTAGVEALEDALRVNPNSRTAHFELARHFMSQSRWQEAIDHLKCITRLSEDDAQAQFQLAIALSGAGHTAEAIAVYDRLIEKDESNIAIRLNRASALAFIGNTDRAEQDYIYIATERPDLLEPFVALHEILAEQRRFDRILEFWQFRVESLGANGETLACLAWGQMLSGRMRAAEETTSRISHDDENLRLAQWTTVYRAAIEKDDSGLAKGLGELASNDFIGEFASPEARWRFRIIESSMAALPRDVKQSRAGRYLLGCLLLEAGQRDSALIAFKAITHEAADDQWTAASRSRIKSIEASARESTTSSPAMPTN
- a CDS encoding S8 family serine peptidase → MNTWSGGSSVETLSSQAGGGGALQNIDKRLYCRAGVGYVLLGAAAVLCYATIVRAQPAFPGAGDDTFDSKLTFKVTLSSSLGGQTFNITMQGPTCVARSAPHSQATDPSGPMGAGACAGGPAGAVDDVTIGLPFPAGFNSGAGVDEIHTRMMNLLLTGSGWTLRAGASAPASPASYGEVESRGGAFGFGGGGADSFFNIYFEIDVPASVAPPNGLTLFNAEALTVEANGLTSLPPAGSTYIHTHSIKGRVMLFDRLTGCFVGWIEEGGHGVQNIEPPYLSQIPRKRPLVFSVDCFAEGLLIPGPCGALGHAPPNDVFALGMATGQGAWGYATEGEIFQSSGKTLGVGPDMTNVDRFSAALGLRAAPGVGPYRGPYSPNPGAPNPSPAPPGGVSGSLGLVPRDNMDALSFGRDRGDTLLFSVDPLALGAAGSAVRFHSILSPQAAAIGGIGVVPSNGGGDPGNEAAGDIYISPKFGPFPPPGWPVNPLIPPTPLLAQAAPPGSNRIYHDEIDLGLQAPANRHSALCQPGAFVSNPGGGGGGALSLGPPIIPAGIGKDLEAKDEIVAASGIAKADAEVLQTSVLMLPTIQDELLLAKVIDRKSGEVVGVALDKSGTPVDTASAQKQESDAYNAIYGKLNHRLAQRLQTAKSDDVIAVAVWLDAPDTSGAADSVRAQGFELDGGRPVGDQADAAREMLLVERSKIYEASNAPTANAIAAIGAQLDYVGRLSPLVCATGTAAQIRQIAALPGIDRVYESTELVDKLGISNSAVQNSVMKFNGHTGAGIVVGVIESGIADFANQYLDHTAGVSFRRGFQIVVNNATGAAAARLQVTFAGSGGNVFVEPYFVFVAPEANAPACGAPSVPSNTAVTNTIDLQFGANCVDAGASLLAIVYTTGGPLTFAGGNWLNAANANLGAVGAADITITNYTGGNNHATWVSGVIAARRDAGDPAFPAGMGEGMAPSVSLLSGNMAGSRSGIFEPIAGGNGTCDTAAMGDDTQMVANGAAAAPGQQLIGLGPNAQLETTVGGDDVRRYGIPGNVANFAAAVEWALTNNAKILNMSIGEPVSDLTFDVSDRFVDHIVYEHFVAVAVAASNECGSIYEPGGGNGTCDTVAAGDDVQIVANGAAAAPGQDLIGAGPNGIIDTVPGGDDVSTPAIWRCEVTSPGLAYNAITVGATDDLNTAALADDIRAEFSCHRDLAGDYEKPEVSAPGTNIMSTHPTPPANAVSPPPGVSGTSFATPHVAGYIANMLSMDGSLANWPETTKAITIASAKRNTYGNAIENLGAVNWDGMEGAGTIWIDKGHEIMNAGHYDRKVVVAGDFPRNRIVSADAGEQFRYAIAWSTHTVSGGTNHQNVTGDTLTADLDVYVYDCTGQLIAWSSSFNNAYEVVAFISPRKQNYRVEIRAFRFDAATEYLGEAWNADDPICEEDNLDALEVSDGVVIDANLDGIPDGGTRYAFFSIKSMSPSHNRPNPYPGGSTPNDPGNLVTPDDILVSPPPGGPPLAFAIYASGVGDIGLLPGDDLDGLVLLDNGGPNGIMQPNFDIALFTLAPGSPSLAGLNPNMPFGAAIYSPGDVFMTSFNGVILMYAPAGAMGLQPTDNVDALDIGGELPPTDPHATPSAPGTTYVDFGTGGSNPAIPASFFGPGSDPFTGRIDLTGLPIDPARYGNASLLVQRSADPSLADDPVGTVRSVEIELVELNLVSLQPITVTFGGGNNPQQWDVRVALSPTVTPLGSLTAQKTHPNGGTFNSTLPVQPFLIFTRVGNPGSVVTLDTGAEGLPPHLFTAVNTPYVHTVHPSLNLVTASNGSFVPGVLEATPGVPSSQVPVEWVNDDPALPSRHTVRPPIYVPVTTCDCPGDLSGNSAVELGDIPLFVTALLNNVVDDCADMDGSGFDDGVDIQPFVAALVNQVVCTPSLGACCLPDATCNDGVTATDCLSLGGQYRGHGTTCSGVTCPVYSCIPPGEDCWITPCGTSLYEFSDYPIPAGFFDPGSEPFTGSVILGGLPIGPFGTDTIVRRVSDLCFSEPLPSADSVPIEIVALSLQSCAPITVNYNGGGTQQWHVAVGLSVVPAPLGIMTVTKTTANGGTFDTAFFIQPRFTFTQAGNPGNVRVLDTGLSGISVMQLDGTGMPWAITPAIPVSACSPGFVPGIGDGDTCCSEQCHSSYGTAPHDHCVQAAGCGECEPTGACCLPGGACIDNQTSGQCGGLGGSFQGGNSTCAGSNCVPIAGACCLINGTCIDGSSPAGCAAQGGIYQGDGSNCGLVTCPTSICIPAGIDCWVTPCGGSNYSFADLPLPNNFFGPGSDPFTGTVILGGQPSGPFGTDTLIQRQGDLCFQQPPPSSATVPIQLVALSLQSCQPITVTYNGGQNPEQWNVLVQLSPIPAPPGSLTATMLTPTGGTFDSVIFVQPLFAFSRVGPPATVNFDTGAQGIPPMQIGSSGAPWTLNPISGPTCSGGWAPGYSDEPTPCCEEVCHSSFGQAPHDHCVRAPDCPQCESNDDCGSATPLPVPSVTMGTNVGATDDPSPPPCGVSTPNQGVWYSIVGTGTTITISTCSPATTFDTMLEVFSGSCVSPICVAGNDDASPSCPSGSTKSTVSFCSQPGVVYLIRVSGWSSSQGTFELSISHNGVSCSDPIGRCCHNGGNSCSDVTAVVCAGLGGTWSASLNCGTNPCSIAPPNDSCFTPLLIGEGPHPFSTISATTDGPSHTAGECQFAGPVQQNVWFQYTAGCSGTLTATTCEQLGGSADFDTRIAIYATTDCSSLFSALVGCNDDDTNNPCGGSGSWHSTATASVAAGQTYLISLGSFVGSSATGSGVLNVTCSPALPGACCFGLSCGDGFDEISCAGGGGVFQGAGTNCGIVTCSSNAGACCYPGGVCSESMDPASCLLSGGSYNGDGSICFESGITFSRFPALPIPDNSPTGVSDAMFVPDPSIVSDVNVTLNIQHTWVGDLCVILQHLDTGTSVNLIARMGVASPTGCHVGSPFGCNAGNLVNVVLDDEGSVPIETQCQPNLTSPPNYTSNSVLALFNGEQVSGTWILTVSDNAASDTGNLNSWSLSFNGVSPCP